One genomic segment of Alicycliphilus denitrificans K601 includes these proteins:
- the ggt gene encoding gamma-glutamyltransferase: MKKQAMVVCPQPEAAESGIDILRAGGNAVDAAVATALAQTVVDPLMCGIAGFGTAAVYLPGAGVHEYFDFHSPAPLAAREDMWEDLLEGETQDGFGFILKGRVNDIGPQSIATPATLKGLEAMHQAHGRLPWRQVVEPAIRWAQDGFFVRPGMHAFWIDEPTSGRVGNLERLQYSEEGRALYCRPDGRPKPIGAPLRNEGMARVLRRIADEGSHPFYQGDLAREMVAHLQSLGALITLEDLARYEVQRNAPLVGSYRDRTVTTNQPPGGGAMLLEMLNILENFDLGAMEHNSPEYLRTVCEAMKKATSDKDRHIGDPRFFDVPLDQLLSKDMAREAAAQIRAGRRFSVERVNPGAPVPRDTTHLCVVDGDGNCVSMTHSLAMPSGVITPGMGFIYNGCMGVFDPRPGRAGSIRPGKSRFTSSCPTLTFKDGRLDVVLGAPGGTQIAMGVLQVLLNVIDHGMQMQAAVSAPRFSSTSNAIDVCNRIPRHTARALEAQGYQVNRNPYNYTIAWVHGVQALPDGLHGGADPGRDGVAHGLML; the protein is encoded by the coding sequence AAGCCATGGTGGTCTGCCCGCAGCCCGAGGCGGCCGAGTCGGGCATAGACATCCTGCGCGCGGGCGGCAACGCGGTGGACGCCGCCGTGGCCACCGCGCTCGCGCAGACGGTGGTGGACCCGCTGATGTGCGGCATCGCGGGCTTCGGCACCGCGGCCGTGTACCTGCCCGGCGCGGGCGTGCACGAATACTTCGACTTCCACTCACCCGCGCCGCTGGCCGCGCGCGAGGACATGTGGGAAGACCTGCTCGAAGGCGAGACGCAAGACGGCTTCGGCTTCATCCTCAAGGGCCGCGTGAACGACATCGGCCCGCAGTCCATCGCCACGCCCGCCACGCTCAAGGGGCTGGAGGCCATGCACCAGGCCCACGGCCGCCTGCCGTGGAGGCAGGTGGTGGAGCCCGCGATCCGCTGGGCGCAGGACGGCTTCTTCGTGCGCCCCGGCATGCACGCGTTCTGGATCGACGAGCCCACCTCGGGCCGCGTGGGCAACCTGGAGCGCCTGCAGTACAGCGAAGAGGGCCGCGCGCTCTACTGCCGGCCCGACGGCCGCCCCAAGCCCATCGGCGCGCCGCTGCGCAACGAGGGCATGGCGCGCGTGCTGCGCCGGATTGCCGACGAGGGTTCGCACCCCTTCTACCAGGGCGACCTGGCGCGCGAGATGGTGGCGCACCTGCAGTCGCTCGGCGCGCTGATCACGCTCGAAGACCTGGCGCGCTACGAGGTGCAAAGGAACGCCCCCCTCGTGGGCAGCTACCGCGACCGCACGGTGACCACCAACCAGCCCCCGGGCGGCGGCGCGATGCTGCTGGAGATGCTCAACATCCTCGAGAACTTCGACCTGGGCGCGATGGAGCACAACAGCCCCGAGTACCTGCGCACCGTGTGCGAGGCGATGAAGAAGGCCACGTCGGACAAGGACCGCCACATCGGCGATCCGCGGTTCTTCGACGTGCCGCTCGACCAGTTGCTCTCCAAGGACATGGCCCGCGAGGCCGCCGCGCAGATCCGCGCGGGCCGGCGCTTCAGCGTGGAGCGCGTGAACCCCGGCGCGCCGGTGCCGCGCGACACCACGCACCTCTGCGTGGTCGATGGCGACGGCAACTGCGTCTCTATGACCCATTCGCTCGCCATGCCCTCGGGCGTGATCACGCCGGGCATGGGCTTTATCTACAACGGCTGCATGGGCGTGTTCGACCCGCGCCCGGGCCGCGCGGGCAGCATCCGGCCGGGCAAGAGCCGCTTCACCTCGTCGTGCCCCACCCTCACGTTCAAGGACGGCAGGCTCGACGTGGTGCTCGGCGCGCCCGGCGGCACGCAGATCGCCATGGGCGTGCTGCAGGTGCTGCTCAACGTGATCGACCACGGCATGCAGATGCAGGCTGCCGTGAGCGCGCCGCGCTTCTCGTCCACCAGCAACGCCATCGACGTGTGCAACCGCATCCCGCGCCACACCGCGCGCGCGCTGGAGGCCCAGGGCTACCAGGTCAACCGCAACCCCTACAACTACACCATCGCCTGGGTGCACGGCGTGCAGGCGCTGCCCGATGGGCTGCACGGCGGCGCCGACCCGGGGCGCGACGGGGTGGCCCACGGGCTCATGCTCTGA
- a CDS encoding FAD-dependent oxidoreductase, whose amino-acid sequence MDRRTFLAAPLALAGCAPQTPGLEGGFTGIAMDRGHALRDRLEGAAPAVTHRTRVVIAGGGIAGLAAARALRLAGVHDGVLLELEDEPGGNSRAGSVGGIACPLGAHYLPVPGDHAGEVQDLLEELGLRRRVAGRWQYGGDDGRHLCHSPQERLFLHGHWQEGLLPVQGVGESTLAQYRRFSRRVDELARVAPFTMPALKAWMPNRPPAPIHQALDAITLDDWLAREGLDDAYLRWYLDYCCRDDYGAGSARVCAWAGIHYFASRHGFHAPGDDEGAEREGVLTWPEGNGWLARRLAALGAGQVRCGTGVLRIAETRHGVEVDALDHASGRIERWQADRCIVALPAFVAARVVQPAPAFVQEAARRLQWAPWLVANLRIGVPLADREGAAPAWDNVLYSDPVPGGLGYVDAGHQRLDPGALLAGPTVLSYYQALGDLPDGRAQLAERPWTHWRDAILAALAVPHPDLVGRATRMQVTRYGHAMSIPVPGTLGFLSKIGLQCPPGKRWQLSNGERVPLPPTPGTARLLFAHADWSGYSVFEEAFTRGHAAGLAAAG is encoded by the coding sequence ATGGACCGCCGCACCTTCCTGGCCGCGCCCCTCGCGCTGGCGGGCTGCGCGCCGCAGACGCCCGGGCTCGAAGGCGGCTTCACCGGCATCGCCATGGACCGCGGCCATGCGCTGCGCGACCGGCTCGAAGGCGCCGCGCCCGCCGTGACGCACCGCACCCGCGTGGTGATCGCGGGCGGCGGCATCGCCGGGCTGGCCGCGGCGCGCGCGCTGCGGCTCGCGGGCGTTCACGATGGCGTGCTGCTGGAGCTGGAGGACGAGCCCGGCGGCAACAGCCGCGCGGGCAGCGTGGGCGGCATCGCCTGCCCGCTGGGCGCGCACTACCTGCCCGTGCCCGGCGATCATGCGGGCGAAGTGCAGGACCTGCTCGAAGAACTGGGCCTGCGCCGCCGAGTGGCCGGCCGCTGGCAGTACGGGGGGGATGATGGGCGCCACCTGTGCCACAGCCCGCAGGAGCGCTTGTTCCTGCACGGCCACTGGCAGGAAGGGCTGCTGCCCGTGCAGGGCGTGGGCGAGTCCACGTTGGCGCAGTATCGGCGTTTCTCCAGGCGTGTTGATGAACTCGCGCGCGTCGCGCCGTTCACCATGCCCGCGCTCAAGGCATGGATGCCAAATCGGCCTCCAGCGCCCATTCATCAAGCGCTGGATGCTATTACTTTGGATGATTGGCTGGCGCGCGAGGGGCTCGATGACGCCTACCTGCGCTGGTACCTGGACTACTGCTGCCGCGACGACTACGGCGCCGGCAGCGCGCGCGTCTGTGCCTGGGCGGGCATCCACTACTTCGCGAGCCGCCACGGCTTCCACGCGCCCGGCGACGACGAGGGCGCCGAGCGCGAAGGCGTGCTCACCTGGCCCGAGGGCAACGGCTGGCTCGCGCGGCGCCTGGCCGCGCTGGGCGCGGGCCAGGTGCGCTGCGGCACCGGTGTGCTGCGCATCGCCGAGACGCGCCATGGCGTGGAAGTCGATGCGCTCGACCACGCCAGCGGCCGCATCGAGCGCTGGCAGGCCGATCGCTGCATCGTCGCGCTGCCCGCGTTCGTCGCCGCGCGCGTGGTGCAGCCCGCGCCCGCCTTCGTGCAAGAGGCCGCACGCCGCCTGCAGTGGGCGCCCTGGCTGGTCGCCAACCTCCGCATCGGCGTGCCCCTGGCCGACCGCGAGGGCGCCGCGCCCGCGTGGGACAACGTGCTCTATTCAGACCCCGTGCCAGGCGGCCTGGGCTACGTGGATGCGGGCCACCAGCGGCTCGACCCCGGCGCGTTGCTCGCCGGGCCCACCGTGCTGAGCTACTACCAGGCTCTGGGCGACCTGCCCGATGGCCGCGCGCAACTCGCCGAGCGGCCCTGGACACACTGGCGCGACGCCATCCTCGCCGCGCTCGCCGTGCCCCACCCCGACTTGGTCGGGCGCGCCACGCGCATGCAGGTCACGCGCTACGGGCACGCCATGTCCATCCCCGTGCCGGGCACGCTGGGGTTTTTAAGCAAAATCGGCCTCCAGTGCCCGCCAGGAAAGCGCTGGCAGCTATCGAATGGAGAGCGTGTGCCGCTGCCGCCCACGCCCGGCACCGCGCGCCTGCTGTTCGCGCACGCCGACTGGTCGGGCTACTCGGTGTTCGAGGAAGCCTTCACGCGCGGGCATGCGGCGGGGCTGGCGGCGGCGGGGTAG
- a CDS encoding polyamine aminopropyltransferase, with protein MSAAPEAAGAAPPAPRPTDIALLASVFVIAACGLLYELAAGALASYVLGDSVLQFSTVIGTYLFAMGVGSWLSRYFERQLPAHFLRIELLVALVGGALPAVLFLANAYAPGAFRVLLYGMVLLVGTLVGLEIPLVMRILKRNVRLKDLVSQVLTFDYLGALAVSLAFPLLLVPQLGLVRTGLLFGFMNAAVAVWALWLFRRELRRFRAHAVACAAVVGALLAGLLGAEHITRFAEDKFYQDRIVISAASPYQRIVVTNGRQGHRLYLNGNLQFAERDEYRYHEALVHPAMAAHGAPRRVAVLGGGDGMAVREILKYPSVESVTLVELDPAMTRLFTQDPALRRLNGGALANPKVRVVNTDAFQWLQQDEGSYDVIVVDFPDPTNFAIGKLYTNSFYALLDQRLAASGYAVVQTTSPLVARKSFWTVVATIESVGLAATPYHAHVPSFGEWGFVIASRRPWRLPAALPGGLRFLDLKSLPLLLDFPLDMARVPAEVNRLSNQVLVHTYEQEWGAVVAH; from the coding sequence ATGAGCGCCGCACCCGAAGCGGCGGGCGCCGCCCCGCCTGCCCCGCGCCCCACCGACATCGCCCTGCTCGCCAGCGTCTTCGTCATCGCCGCCTGCGGGCTGCTCTACGAACTCGCGGCGGGCGCGCTCGCATCGTACGTGCTGGGCGACTCGGTGCTGCAGTTCTCCACCGTCATCGGCACCTACCTGTTCGCCATGGGCGTGGGATCGTGGCTGTCGCGCTACTTCGAGCGGCAGCTGCCCGCGCATTTCCTGCGCATTGAGCTACTCGTGGCCCTCGTCGGCGGGGCGCTGCCGGCCGTGCTGTTCCTCGCGAACGCCTACGCGCCGGGGGCGTTCCGCGTGCTGCTGTACGGCATGGTGCTGCTCGTGGGCACGCTCGTCGGCCTGGAGATCCCGCTGGTCATGCGCATCTTGAAGCGCAACGTGCGGCTCAAGGACCTGGTGTCGCAGGTGCTCACCTTCGACTACCTCGGTGCGCTGGCGGTGTCGCTCGCGTTTCCGCTGCTGCTCGTGCCGCAGCTCGGGCTGGTCCGCACGGGCCTCTTGTTCGGCTTCATGAACGCGGCCGTGGCCGTGTGGGCGCTGTGGCTGTTCCGCCGTGAGCTGCGGCGCTTTCGCGCGCATGCCGTGGCCTGCGCGGCGGTGGTGGGCGCGCTGCTCGCGGGGCTGCTGGGGGCCGAGCACATCACGCGTTTCGCGGAGGACAAGTTCTACCAGGACCGCATCGTGATCAGCGCCGCGTCGCCCTACCAGCGCATCGTGGTCACCAACGGGCGGCAGGGGCACCGCCTGTACCTCAACGGCAACCTGCAGTTCGCCGAGCGCGACGAATACCGCTACCACGAGGCGCTCGTCCACCCCGCCATGGCCGCGCACGGCGCGCCCCGGCGCGTGGCGGTGCTCGGCGGCGGCGACGGCATGGCGGTACGCGAGATTCTCAAGTACCCCTCGGTCGAATCGGTCACGCTGGTGGAGCTGGACCCGGCCATGACGCGCCTGTTCACCCAGGACCCCGCGCTGCGGCGCCTGAACGGCGGCGCGCTCGCCAACCCCAAGGTGCGCGTCGTGAACACCGATGCCTTCCAGTGGCTGCAGCAGGACGAGGGCAGCTACGACGTGATCGTGGTCGACTTTCCCGACCCCACCAACTTCGCCATCGGCAAGCTCTACACCAACAGCTTCTACGCGCTGCTGGACCAGCGCCTGGCGGCCAGCGGCTACGCCGTGGTGCAGACCACCTCGCCGCTGGTGGCGCGCAAGAGCTTCTGGACGGTGGTGGCGACCATCGAGTCCGTGGGCCTGGCGGCCACGCCCTACCATGCCCACGTGCCCAGTTTCGGCGAGTGGGGTTTCGTCATCGCCAGCCGCCGGCCCTGGCGCCTGCCCGCCGCCCTGCCCGGGGGGCTGCGCTTTCTGGACCTGAAGTCGCTGCCGCTGCTGCTCGACTTTCCGCTGGACATGGCGCGCGTGCCCGCCGAGGTGAACCGCCTGTCCAACCAGGTGCTGGTGCACACCTACGAGCAGGAATGGGGCGCGGTGGTGGCGCACTGA
- a CDS encoding DUF350 domain-containing protein, which produces MMGIEWLRPAAFLGSILYALIGVVVFWLCFLIVDKITPYDLWAEIVEKQNRALALVVAAMCLGISIIVAAAIH; this is translated from the coding sequence ATGATGGGAATCGAATGGCTCCGGCCCGCGGCTTTCCTCGGGTCCATCCTCTACGCGCTGATCGGCGTTGTCGTCTTCTGGCTGTGCTTTCTCATCGTCGACAAGATCACGCCTTACGACCTGTGGGCCGAGATAGTCGAGAAGCAGAACCGTGCGCTGGCACTGGTGGTGGCAGCCATGTGCCTGGGCATCAGCATCATCGTGGCGGCGGCGATCCATTGA
- a CDS encoding DUF4178 domain-containing protein, translated as MAESGTQRHYRAPCPGCGAPVEFRSAQSTHAVCSYCHSTVVRSGEVLRRAGRMAEVFDDHSPLRLMASGRFEGQPFTLIGRLQYKGDEGGWTEWIAWLQDGSTATLSEDNGAYVFMRPAALGREPPDAARLRVGATTAVDGKPFSVAANLRAQLVAAEGELPRLPPPGQPFQVVELRSGDGEVLAIDYGSSPPQVQRGRAVRLEDLQMQGLKDESAREEKGRQFNCPHCGAPVQVQLATTKSCTCPACNSLIDLSAGVGGELRHAVQHEPVAPLIPLGSVGQFEGASWQAVGFQHRMGREPGDDEEFGWDEYLLYNARRGFVFLVDASDGWSLVRPATGAPQYKNGAQTASYLGTQYRLASTYTAETDYVLGEFYWPVERGQKTSNADFAATGGRGLLSREQSRGEVTWSHGERIDSSAVAQAFRLGDKAALFRRQDAGPVAGNPGIGCSTLILAAVVLLVLLVLMSNCAGSSGGGYRSSGGSFGGYTSGGGHK; from the coding sequence ATGGCCGAAAGCGGCACCCAGCGCCACTACCGCGCGCCCTGCCCCGGCTGCGGCGCACCCGTCGAGTTCAGGAGCGCGCAGTCCACCCACGCCGTCTGCTCCTACTGCCACAGCACCGTGGTGCGCAGCGGCGAGGTGCTGCGGCGCGCGGGCAGGATGGCGGAGGTCTTCGACGACCACAGCCCGCTGCGGCTCATGGCCAGCGGCAGGTTCGAAGGCCAGCCCTTCACCCTCATCGGCCGCCTGCAATACAAGGGCGACGAGGGCGGCTGGACCGAGTGGATCGCCTGGCTGCAGGACGGCAGCACCGCCACGCTGAGCGAGGACAACGGCGCCTACGTCTTCATGCGCCCTGCCGCGCTGGGCCGCGAGCCGCCGGACGCCGCGCGGCTGCGCGTGGGCGCTACCACGGCCGTGGACGGCAAGCCCTTCAGCGTGGCGGCCAACCTGCGCGCGCAGCTCGTCGCGGCCGAAGGCGAGCTGCCCCGGCTGCCGCCGCCGGGCCAGCCCTTCCAGGTGGTCGAGCTGCGCAGCGGCGACGGCGAGGTGCTCGCCATCGACTACGGGAGCAGCCCGCCCCAGGTACAGCGCGGCCGCGCCGTGCGCCTGGAAGACCTGCAGATGCAGGGCCTGAAGGACGAATCGGCCAGGGAGGAGAAGGGCCGCCAGTTCAACTGCCCCCACTGCGGCGCGCCCGTGCAGGTGCAGCTGGCCACCACCAAGAGTTGCACCTGTCCCGCGTGCAACAGCCTCATAGACCTGAGCGCCGGCGTGGGCGGCGAGCTGCGCCACGCCGTGCAGCACGAGCCGGTCGCGCCGCTGATCCCGTTGGGGAGTGTGGGCCAGTTCGAGGGCGCGTCGTGGCAGGCCGTGGGCTTCCAGCACCGCATGGGGCGCGAGCCGGGCGACGACGAGGAATTCGGCTGGGACGAATACCTGCTCTACAACGCCCGGCGCGGCTTCGTTTTCCTCGTGGACGCGAGCGACGGCTGGAGCCTGGTGCGCCCCGCCACCGGCGCGCCCCAGTACAAGAACGGCGCGCAGACCGCGAGCTACCTGGGTACGCAGTACCGCCTCGCGTCCACCTACACGGCCGAAACCGACTACGTGCTCGGCGAGTTCTACTGGCCCGTCGAACGCGGCCAGAAGACCAGCAACGCCGACTTCGCCGCCACCGGCGGTAGGGGCCTCCTCTCGCGCGAGCAGTCGCGCGGCGAGGTCACCTGGTCGCACGGCGAGCGCATCGACAGCAGCGCCGTCGCCCAGGCCTTCCGCCTCGGCGACAAGGCCGCCCTGTTCCGCCGCCAGGACGCGGGCCCCGTGGCCGGCAACCCGGGCATAGGCTGCAGCACGCTGATACTCGCCGCCGTCGTGCTGCTGGTCCTGCTGGTGCTCATGAGCAACTGCGCGGGCTCGTCGGGCGGCGGCTACCGCAGCTCGGGCGGCTCGTTCGGCGGCTACACCTCGGGCGGCGGGCACAAGTGA
- a CDS encoding SPFH domain-containing protein — MALMDFIKKQFIDIIQWTEEGDGTLAWRFPMRDMEIQNGATLVVRESQMAVFVNEGQAADVFGPGTYRLTTQTLPVLTYLKHWDKLFESPFKSDVYFFSTRQQVDQKWGTPQPIAIRDKDFGAVRLRAFGNYAYRVADPKLFHTEISGTRDAYPAADLDGQLRGLVLQNISNAIAASGVPFLDLAANQAMFADALARELAPAFARIGLKLETITVQNVSLPEELQKVLDQKIGMGMVGGDMGRFMQYQTAQAIPKFAEGGAQGGGVAGDAMGLGAGVALGQVLAQNLQQGLQGGGAQAAPAAAAVGVRPEEVMATLEKLADLKAKGILTQEEFDAKKTELLKKLV; from the coding sequence ATGGCCCTCATGGACTTCATCAAGAAGCAGTTCATCGACATCATCCAGTGGACGGAAGAGGGCGACGGCACGCTGGCCTGGCGCTTTCCGATGCGGGACATGGAGATCCAGAACGGCGCCACGCTGGTGGTGCGCGAGTCGCAGATGGCCGTGTTCGTCAACGAGGGCCAGGCGGCCGACGTGTTTGGCCCCGGCACCTACAGGCTCACCACGCAGACGCTGCCCGTGCTGACCTACCTGAAGCACTGGGACAAGCTGTTCGAGTCCCCGTTCAAGAGCGACGTGTATTTCTTCAGCACGCGCCAGCAGGTGGACCAGAAGTGGGGCACGCCCCAGCCCATCGCCATCCGCGACAAGGACTTCGGCGCCGTGCGCCTGCGCGCCTTCGGCAACTACGCCTACCGCGTGGCCGATCCCAAGCTGTTCCACACCGAGATCTCGGGCACGCGCGACGCGTACCCGGCCGCTGACCTGGACGGCCAGCTGCGCGGCCTGGTGCTGCAGAACATCAGCAACGCCATCGCGGCCAGCGGCGTGCCTTTCCTGGACCTGGCGGCCAACCAGGCCATGTTCGCCGACGCGCTCGCCAGGGAGCTCGCGCCCGCGTTCGCCCGCATCGGCCTGAAGCTCGAAACCATCACGGTGCAGAACGTCTCGCTGCCCGAGGAACTGCAGAAGGTGCTCGACCAGAAGATCGGCATGGGCATGGTCGGGGGCGACATGGGCCGCTTCATGCAGTACCAGACGGCGCAGGCCATCCCGAAGTTCGCCGAAGGCGGGGCCCAAGGTGGCGGCGTGGCGGGCGACGCCATGGGCCTGGGCGCCGGCGTGGCGCTGGGCCAGGTGCTGGCGCAGAACCTGCAGCAGGGCCTGCAGGGCGGCGGCGCGCAGGCGGCGCCCGCCGCAGCCGCCGTGGGCGTGAGGCCCGAGGAGGTGATGGCCACGCTGGAGAAGCTGGCCGACCTCAAGGCCAAGGGCATCCTCACGCAGGAAGAGTTCGACGCCAAGAAGACCGAGCTGCTCAAGAAACTCGTCTGA
- a CDS encoding DUF2061 domain-containing protein — protein MSRIRTVARHNLPALMKTGSYYVIHVCVAALVAYAVTGNLIASLTLSLLEPTVQAVAFFFHEKAWERALRKRGAAAAQAHTSSKEPAISSAVRSTSRLALKA, from the coding sequence ATGTCCCGCATCCGCACCGTCGCCCGCCACAACCTGCCCGCGCTGATGAAGACCGGCAGCTACTACGTGATCCACGTCTGCGTGGCCGCCCTGGTGGCCTACGCCGTCACGGGCAACCTGATCGCCTCGCTCACGCTGAGCCTGCTGGAGCCCACGGTTCAGGCCGTGGCGTTCTTCTTCCACGAGAAGGCGTGGGAGCGCGCGCTGCGCAAGCGCGGGGCCGCCGCCGCTCAGGCACACACGTCGAGCAAGGAGCCAGCCATCTCGTCGGCCGTGCGCAGCACCAGCAGGCTGGCCTTGAAGGCGTAA
- a CDS encoding flagellar basal body protein: MADTMGTMTPLASIARSGLQAAQLRLDSSAHNVANLGTPGFARQAVDQQAAPAQGGVQARTGRFGQPGVALEAEAVEQMAATYAFKASLLVLRTADEMAGSLLDVCA; encoded by the coding sequence ATGGCCGATACCATGGGCACCATGACCCCGCTCGCCTCCATCGCCCGATCCGGCCTCCAGGCCGCGCAGCTGCGGCTGGACAGCAGCGCCCACAACGTCGCCAACCTGGGCACGCCGGGCTTCGCGCGCCAGGCGGTGGACCAACAGGCCGCGCCCGCCCAGGGCGGCGTGCAGGCGCGGACGGGGCGGTTCGGGCAGCCCGGCGTCGCCCTGGAGGCCGAGGCCGTGGAGCAGATGGCGGCCACTTACGCCTTCAAGGCCAGCCTGCTGGTGCTGCGCACGGCCGACGAGATGGCTGGCTCCTTGCTCGACGTGTGTGCCTGA
- a CDS encoding LysR family transcriptional regulator, translating into MQVKTAPRQRAVLGQLSDMDLRLLQVFKAVVECGGMAAAELELNIGTSTVSRHVKDLETRLGLTLCRRGRAGFALTPEGQRVYEETLRLLASVRGFLGSIDDIHARMGGQLAVAVFDKTASNPAARIHQAIAAFTAQAPDVQLQLHVASINAIERGVIDGSYQAGIIPAHRSSQSLVYTDLFGEAMLLYCGAGHALFDAPHDALDWDAVRAYPFAGLGYHSPNMELSHEARLTRSATGFDQESIATLVLSGRFLGFLPDHYAEGFERQGRMRAVRPDLFRYDCRFVSLARRSPEPSRAAQLFGRCLLDAHQNGL; encoded by the coding sequence ATGCAAGTAAAAACCGCCCCCCGCCAGCGCGCCGTGCTGGGCCAGCTCTCCGACATGGACCTGCGCCTGCTGCAGGTCTTCAAGGCCGTGGTCGAGTGCGGCGGCATGGCCGCGGCCGAGCTGGAACTGAACATCGGCACCAGCACCGTGAGCCGCCATGTGAAGGACCTGGAGACGCGCCTGGGCCTCACGCTGTGCCGGCGCGGGCGCGCGGGCTTCGCGCTCACGCCCGAGGGGCAGCGCGTGTACGAGGAGACGCTGCGCCTGTTGGCCTCGGTGCGGGGGTTCCTGGGCAGCATCGACGACATCCACGCGCGCATGGGCGGGCAGCTGGCCGTGGCGGTGTTCGATAAGACCGCCAGCAACCCGGCCGCGCGTATCCACCAGGCGATCGCCGCCTTCACCGCGCAAGCGCCGGACGTGCAGTTGCAGCTGCACGTGGCCAGCATCAACGCCATCGAGCGCGGGGTGATCGACGGCAGCTACCAGGCGGGCATCATCCCCGCGCACCGCAGCTCGCAGAGCCTGGTCTACACCGACCTGTTCGGCGAGGCCATGCTGCTGTACTGCGGCGCGGGCCATGCGCTGTTCGATGCGCCCCACGACGCGCTGGACTGGGACGCCGTGCGCGCCTACCCCTTCGCGGGCCTGGGCTACCACTCGCCCAACATGGAGCTGAGCCACGAGGCGCGCCTGACGCGCAGCGCCACGGGGTTCGACCAGGAGTCCATCGCCACGCTGGTGCTGTCGGGCCGCTTCCTGGGCTTCCTGCCCGACCACTATGCCGAGGGCTTCGAGCGCCAGGGCCGCATGCGCGCCGTGCGGCCCGACCTGTTCCGCTACGACTGCCGCTTCGTGAGCCTGGCGCGCCGCTCGCCCGAGCCCAGCCGCGCGGCGCAGCTGTTCGGGCGCTGCCTGCTGGATGCGCATCAAAACGGGCTTTAG
- a CDS encoding aspartate aminotransferase family protein: MSFAVIDETTTAPRMDAAWLDAHWMPFTGNRDFKARPRMIVGAQGAYYTDADGRKIFDGLSGLWCSGLGHGRKDVADAIGKAAATLDYSPAFQFGHPASFELANRIKDLTPAGLDYVFFTASGSEAADTALKMARAYWRAKGQAGKTRLIGREKGYHGVNFGGISVGGMVGNRKTFGQGVEADHLPHTQPPVGSFHKGMPDIDGRALADKLLDLIALHDASNIAAVIVEPFSGSAGVVIPPKGYLERLREICTQNGILLVFDEVITGFGRCGGWTGAEVFGVTPDIMTFAKQVTNGAQPLGGVVASKEIYDTFMTTGGPGYMLEFPHGYTYSAHPVACAAGNVVLDILQKEDMPARVKALAPFFEKAVHGLKGAKHVADIRNYGLAAGFTIAPLPDEPARRPYEIAMKCWDKGFYVRYGGDTIQLAPPFVSTEAEIERLVSALGDALAETA; the protein is encoded by the coding sequence ATGTCCTTCGCCGTGATCGACGAAACCACCACCGCCCCGCGCATGGATGCCGCCTGGCTCGACGCGCACTGGATGCCGTTCACCGGCAACCGCGACTTCAAGGCCAGGCCGCGCATGATCGTGGGCGCCCAGGGCGCCTATTACACCGACGCCGACGGCCGCAAGATCTTCGACGGCCTCTCGGGCCTGTGGTGCTCGGGCCTGGGCCATGGCCGCAAGGACGTGGCCGATGCGATCGGCAAGGCCGCCGCCACGCTCGACTACTCGCCCGCGTTCCAGTTCGGCCATCCGGCGTCGTTCGAGCTGGCCAACCGCATCAAGGACCTGACGCCTGCGGGGCTGGACTACGTGTTCTTCACCGCCTCGGGCTCCGAGGCCGCCGACACTGCGCTCAAGATGGCCCGCGCCTACTGGCGCGCCAAGGGCCAGGCGGGCAAGACGCGCCTGATCGGCCGCGAGAAGGGCTACCACGGCGTGAACTTCGGCGGCATCTCGGTCGGCGGCATGGTGGGCAACCGCAAGACCTTCGGCCAGGGCGTGGAGGCCGACCACCTGCCCCACACGCAGCCGCCCGTGGGCTCATTCCACAAGGGCATGCCCGACATCGACGGCCGGGCGCTGGCCGACAAGCTGCTCGACCTGATCGCGCTGCACGACGCGAGCAACATCGCCGCCGTGATCGTGGAGCCGTTCTCGGGCTCGGCCGGCGTGGTGATTCCCCCGAAGGGCTACCTGGAGCGCCTGCGCGAGATCTGCACGCAGAACGGCATCCTGCTGGTCTTCGACGAGGTGATCACGGGCTTCGGCCGCTGCGGCGGCTGGACGGGCGCCGAGGTGTTCGGCGTGACGCCCGACATCATGACCTTCGCCAAGCAGGTGACCAACGGCGCCCAACCGCTGGGCGGCGTGGTGGCGAGCAAGGAGATCTACGACACCTTCATGACCACGGGCGGCCCGGGCTACATGCTCGAATTCCCGCACGGCTACACCTACTCGGCCCACCCCGTGGCCTGCGCGGCGGGCAACGTGGTGCTGGACATCCTGCAGAAGGAGGACATGCCCGCGCGCGTGAAGGCGCTCGCGCCGTTCTTCGAGAAGGCGGTGCACGGCCTCAAGGGCGCGAAGCACGTGGCCGACATCCGCAACTACGGCCTGGCCGCGGGCTTCACCATCGCACCGCTGCCGGACGAGCCCGCCAGGCGCCCGTACGAGATCGCCATGAAGTGCTGGGACAAGGGCTTCTACGTGCGCTACGGCGGCGACACGATCCAGCTCGCGCCGCCCTTCGTCAGCACCGAGGCGGAAATCGAACGCCTCGTGAGCGCCCTGGGCGACGCGCTCGCCGAGACAGCCTGA